In Acidimicrobiales bacterium, a genomic segment contains:
- a CDS encoding MmcQ/YjbR family DNA-binding protein, with the protein MSDAVLARVRRICLALPEATERPSHGSPAFFVRGRTTFAMFLDDHHGDGRLALWCPAPPGAQAELVEAEPDRFFVPPYVGHRGWVGLRLDRSLDWAEVEAVLRDAYRTVAPKRLAALVDGPGYAAEP; encoded by the coding sequence GTGAGCGACGCCGTCCTCGCCCGCGTCCGCCGCATCTGCCTGGCCCTGCCGGAGGCGACCGAGCGGCCGAGCCACGGCTCGCCGGCGTTCTTCGTGCGGGGGAGGACGACCTTCGCCATGTTCCTCGACGACCACCACGGCGACGGCCGCCTCGCCCTCTGGTGCCCGGCCCCGCCCGGCGCCCAGGCCGAGCTGGTCGAGGCCGAGCCCGACCGCTTCTTCGTCCCGCCCTACGTCGGGCACCGCGGCTGGGTCGGCCTCCGCCTCGACCGGTCCCTCGACTGGGCCGAGGTGGAGGCCGTCCTCCGCGACGCCTACCGCACGGTCGCCCCGAAGCGCCTGGCCGCCCTCGTCGACGGCCCTGGGTACGCTGCGGAGCCGTGA
- a CDS encoding 2'-deoxycytidine 5'-triphosphate deaminase, with the protein MTAGPLDLPAGSEGVLPSQHLRRAVEAGVIRGGDLDAVQPASVDVHLGDVAYRVRCSFLPRGVEVERRLKDYVFEEIDLTGEGAVLETDRPYLIPLVERLDLPRRVRARANPKSSTGRLDVFTRVLTDYSDQFDEIRPEYRGPLWLEVVPLSFTVRVRAGLALNQLRLVVGSPAVSYRELREVHDRDPILYGRRGPFDYRNLPTTDGVYLTLDLRNGPDGRVGYRAREHAPLIDMARVAAYEPDEYWEPVVREEGDRVVLAPERFYLLLSEERVAVPPTLAAEMTAYDPTAGELRTHYAGFFDPGFGYDKAGGLRGSRAALEVRAHDVAFMVEHGQRVCRLTFERMLAEPDRLYGAELASNYQGQVETLGKHFRRAGAGRAQPSLFALPRESPR; encoded by the coding sequence GTGACGGCCGGCCCGCTCGACCTCCCCGCCGGGTCGGAGGGCGTCCTCCCGAGCCAGCACCTGCGCCGGGCCGTGGAGGCCGGCGTGATCAGGGGCGGCGACCTCGACGCCGTCCAGCCGGCCAGCGTCGACGTCCACCTCGGCGACGTCGCCTACCGGGTCAGGTGCAGCTTCCTGCCCCGCGGCGTCGAGGTCGAGCGCCGCCTGAAGGACTACGTGTTCGAGGAGATCGACCTCACCGGGGAGGGCGCCGTCCTCGAGACGGACCGGCCCTACCTGATCCCCCTCGTCGAGCGGCTCGACCTGCCGAGGCGGGTGCGGGCCAGGGCCAACCCGAAGAGCTCGACCGGCCGGCTCGATGTCTTCACCCGCGTCCTCACCGACTACAGCGACCAGTTCGACGAGATCCGCCCGGAGTACCGGGGGCCGCTGTGGCTCGAGGTCGTCCCGCTGTCGTTCACCGTCCGGGTGCGGGCCGGCCTGGCGCTCAACCAGCTGCGCCTCGTCGTCGGGTCGCCCGCCGTGTCGTACCGGGAGCTGCGCGAGGTCCACGACCGCGACCCGATCCTCTACGGGCGGCGGGGCCCGTTCGACTACCGCAACCTGCCGACCACCGACGGCGTGTACCTCACCCTCGACCTCCGCAACGGCCCCGACGGCCGGGTCGGCTACCGGGCGAGGGAGCACGCCCCGCTGATCGACATGGCCAGGGTGGCGGCCTACGAGCCCGACGAGTACTGGGAGCCGGTGGTGCGGGAGGAGGGCGACCGCGTCGTCCTCGCCCCCGAGCGCTTCTACCTCCTGCTGTCCGAGGAGCGCGTCGCCGTGCCGCCCACCCTGGCCGCCGAGATGACGGCCTACGACCCGACGGCCGGCGAGCTGCGCACCCACTACGCCGGGTTCTTCGACCCGGGCTTCGGCTACGACAAGGCCGGCGGGCTCCGCGGCTCGCGCGCCGCGCTCGAGGTGAGGGCCCACGACGTGGCGTTCATGGTCGAGCACGGCCAGCGGGTGTGCCGGCTGACCTTCGAGCGCATGCTGGCCGAGCCGGACCGCCTCTACGGCGCCGAGCTGGCCTCGAACTACCAGGGCCAGGTGGAGACGCTCGGCAAGCACTTCCGCCGGGCCGGCGCGGGGCGAGCCCAGCCGTCGCTGTTCGCGCTGCCCCGCGAGTCGCCGCGGTAG